The following are encoded in a window of Nitrospinota bacterium genomic DNA:
- the ilvC gene encoding ketol-acid reductoisomerase, whose protein sequence is MAAKMYYEKDTDLKYIAKKTVAVIGYGSQGHAHALNLKESGVKVVVGLRPGSRFEALAKRDGLEVKTVAEAAKAAQVIMMLVPDHVAAGLYHEEVRPNMKAGAALAFAHGFNIHFSQIVPPADIDVFMVAPKGPGHLVRRQYQQGGGVPCLIAVYQNATGDAMNVGLAYARGIGGARAGIIETTFKEETETDLFGEQAVLCGGASELVRAGFDTLVEAGYQPEVAYFECLHELKLIVDLMFEGGIANMRYSVSDTARYGDVTRGPRVVNAETRKEMKKILSEIQRGEFAREFILENRVGRPMFNALVKKDADHLIEKVGENLRSMMPWVGKKIQD, encoded by the coding sequence ATGTACTACGAAAAAGACACCGACCTCAAATATATCGCCAAAAAGACCGTGGCGGTTATTGGCTACGGATCGCAGGGGCATGCGCACGCGCTGAACCTCAAGGAGAGCGGCGTGAAAGTGGTGGTCGGTCTGCGCCCCGGCAGCCGCTTTGAAGCGCTGGCGAAGCGCGACGGCCTCGAAGTGAAAACCGTCGCCGAGGCCGCCAAGGCCGCGCAGGTAATCATGATGCTGGTGCCGGATCACGTGGCCGCCGGCCTGTATCACGAAGAGGTGCGCCCGAACATGAAGGCGGGCGCGGCGCTGGCCTTCGCCCACGGCTTCAACATTCACTTCAGCCAGATCGTGCCGCCGGCGGATATCGACGTCTTCATGGTCGCCCCCAAGGGGCCGGGCCACCTGGTCCGCCGCCAGTACCAGCAGGGGGGGGGCGTGCCGTGCCTCATCGCCGTGTACCAAAACGCCACCGGCGACGCGATGAATGTGGGGCTGGCCTACGCGCGCGGCATCGGCGGCGCGCGCGCCGGCATCATCGAGACCACGTTCAAGGAAGAAACCGAAACCGATCTCTTCGGCGAACAGGCGGTACTGTGCGGCGGGGCGTCCGAACTGGTCCGCGCCGGTTTCGATACGCTGGTGGAAGCGGGCTACCAGCCCGAAGTGGCCTACTTCGAATGTCTCCACGAGCTTAAGCTGATCGTCGACCTCATGTTCGAAGGGGGAATCGCCAATATGCGCTACTCCGTCTCCGACACCGCCCGCTACGGCGACGTGACCCGCGGCCCGCGCGTGGTGAACGCCGAGACCCGCAAGGAGATGAAAAAAATCCTCTCCGAAATCCAGCGCGGCGAATTTGCCCGCGAGTTCATACTGGAAAACCGCGTCGGCCGCCCGATGTTCAACGCATTGGTGAAAAAAGACGCCGACCACCTCATCGAAAAGGTGGGCGAAAACCTGCGTTCCATGATGCCCTGGGTTGGCAAGAAGATCCAGGACTGA